ATACAATTAATAAAATTTTTTAATAAAAAATATAGAACAACTTTTATCTTTATTTCACATGATTTACAAATAGTTAAACATATTTCAGATACTATATTTAAAATGGAGGTTAAAAATGAAAAAAACTAATAAAGTTTCAATTATTGGAGCTGGCTTTGTAGGTTCAGCTACTACTCTTGCAATTGCAGAATCTGGACTTGCTTCTCACATTGTTTTGGTTGATATAAACAAGAATAAGGCTCAAGGTGAAGCCTTGGATATAGCACATGGTGCGGCATTTATGAAATCTGTAGAAATAACTGCAGGAGATTATAAAGATACTACTGATTCAGACATAGTTGTAATTACTGCTGGTGCTGGTCAAAAACCTGGAGAATCAAGATTAGATTTAATAGGAAAAAATTTAAATATTTTCAAACAAATGATACCACAAATTGTAAGATATTCTCCAAATAGTATTTTACTTGTTGTTGCAAACCCAGTAGATATACTAACTTATTTCACTTATAAACTTTCTGGTTTCCCTGCTACAAGAGTAATAGGTAGTGGAACAGTACTTGATACTTCAAGATTAAAATATCATCTTGCAAAAATATTTGATATAGATGCTAAGAGTGTACATGGCTTTATGATAGGTGAACATGGGGACAGTGAATTTCCTGTATGGTCTGCTTTAAGTGTTGGTCCTTTATCAATAGAAGAATATTGTAGATTAGTTAATATTGAATTAGAAGAACTTAAGAAAACAGTTACTCACAATGTTAAAAATGCTGCTTATGAAATAATTGAAAAAAAAGGATATACAAATTATGCAATAGGTTTAGCTGTTCGTCGTATTGTTGAGGCAATTTTAAGAGATGAAAAATCAATTTTAACAATTTCTACATACAACCCTATAAGTGAAGTATATTATTCAGTACCTAATGTAGTAGGTAGAAATGGTCAAATAATGAAAATTTGCCCTGAATTAAACAAAGAAGAAAGAGAAAAATTAGATGAATCTATGAAAATTTTAAAAGAAGTTATAAATAAATTTGAACTATAATTTTCTTTGTTTTTGTGATATAATTAAGATAAAAAAATAAACTTGGAGGAAATCATGTTATCAATAATTTTAGCTGCTGGTAAAGGTACTAGAATGAAATCTAATTTACCAAAAGTTTTACATAAGGTTAATGGTAAGCCAATGTTACAAAAGGTTATAGAAACAACTAGCAAATTTGGAGATATACTTTTAGTTTTAGGGTATAAAAAAGAACAAATTATAGAAAATTTTCCAACATACCCTTATGTTGTACAAGAAGAACAATTAGGTACTGGACATGCTATTAAAATTGCAAAAGAATATTTAAAAAATGCTGATACTGTTTTAATTACTTATGGCGATGGTCCTTTATTGTCTTCAGAAACAATAAAATCAATGCAAGATAAATTTTTTAAAAACAACTTAGACTGTCTACTACTTACTTGTTATTTAGATGAGCCTAAAGGTTATGGAAGAATTTTAAAAGATTCTATGAATAAAGTTATTGATATAGTTGAAGAAAAAGAAGCTACTGAAGAAATAAAAAAAATAAATGAAATTAATGTTGGAGTTTATTTATTCAAAGCAAAAAGCTTACTTAATATCATAGATAAAATAGATAACAATAATCTTAAAGGCGAATATTATTTAACAGATGCCATAAAATTATTGAATTCTAATGGTTATATCTGTGATAGCCTAACTCTAAAAGATAAAAATGAAATGTTAGGTGTAAATTCAAAAATTGATTTGGCAAAAGTATCAAATATTTTATTACAAAAAAAATTAACTTCATTAATGGAAAATGGTGTTACAATTATTGATCCAACATCTACATACATTGAAGATGATGTTATTATAGGTTCAGATACAATAATTTATCCTAATACTATTATTACTGGAAAAACTACTATTGGATCTAATTGTCTTGTATTTTCTTCAAGAATTGAAGATAGCGAAATAGCTGACAATGTAAAAATAGATAATAGCGTTATAGAAAGTTCTACTTTAAAAAATGAAGTTACAATTGGTCCTTTTGCACATTTAAGAAAAGGTACAATTTTAAATGAAAAGGTTCACATAGGTAATTTTGTAGAAGTTAAAAATTCTACTTTGCACAAAGGTGTAAAATCTGGACATTTAACTTACCTTGGAGATGCTATCATAGGCGAAAATACTAATATTGGTGCTGGTACTATTACATGTAATTATGATGGTGTTCACAAAAATAAAACTCAAATAGGTGCTAATTCATTTATTGGAAGTAATTCTATATTTGTTGCTCCAATTAATGTAGGTGCTAATGTTCTTACTGCAGCGGGTAGTGTAATTACAAAAGATATTGAAGATGATAAACTTGCATTTGGTCGTGCAAGACAAGTTATTATTAATAAAAAAAAGTAGAAAGAGAGTGTAAGAAATGAAAGAACACGAAATTAAAATTTTCGCTGGAACTTCAAGTTTTAAATTAGCAAATAAAATTGCTGACAAACTCGGTACTAAGCTTGGAGATAGAGATATCATTAAATTTGCTGATGGTGAATTTTTTGCAAAAGCTAATTGTACCGTAAGAGGTTGTAAAGTATTTATTATACAATCTACCTCGAAACCTGTTAATGAAAATATTATGGAATTATTAGTTTTTATTGACTCGTTAAAAAGAGCTTCTGCTTCTGAAATTATTGCTGTTATGCCTTATTATGGTTATGCAAGACAAGATAGAAAAGCTAGTCCAAGAGAACCAATTACTTCAAAGTTAATTGCTGATCTTTTAACAACTGCTGGTGCTACAAGAGTAGTTACTATGGATTTACATGCTAAACAAATACAAGGGTTCTTTAATATTCCAGTTGATCACATGGAAGCCTTACCTATATTTGCAAAGTATTTTATAAACCAAGGTTTCACAAATGAAAATACTGTAGTTGTCTCACCTGATGTTGGTGGTGTTAAAAGAGCAAGAAACTTGGCTACTTGGTTACATATGCCTCTAGCAATAATTGATAAAAGAAGACCACAAGCAAACATTTGCGAAGTAATGAATATTATTGGTGATGTTAAGGGTAAAAGAGCTATTTTAATAGATGATATTATTGATACTGCTGGTACTATTTGTAATGCTGCAAAAGCTTTAAAAGAAGCTGGTGCTACTGAAGTATTTGCTTGTGCCACACATGCTGTATTTTCAGGAGAAGCCGTACAAAGACTTAAAAACTCTGAATTTACAAAAGTTATAGTTACAGATTCAATTCAATTAAATGACGATCAATTATTTGATAAATTAAAAATAGTTTCTGCAAGTACAATGTTTGCTGAAACTATTCATAGAATATACAATGAAGAGCCTATTAGCGACCTTTTTGCTCTTCCAAATAATATAGATGAAAGTAATGAATAATAATTTTGAAAAAGCCATACAATTATTACAAGAAGGTCGTGCAATAATAATTCCAACTGATACTGTGTATGGTTTAGCTGCTATTCCTACAAAAAAAGCTATAAATCTTTTATATACACTAAAAAAAAGAGATAAAGCTAAAAAGATTCTAGCCTTAGTAGCTGATTATTCAGACTTTGAAAAATTAACTACTGATGTTGATTATAAACTTATAAAACATTTTTTACCTGGTGCTTTAAGCATAATTTGTAAGACAAACAAAGAATTTTTACCTTTATTAGGTCCTACTATTGGCATCAGAATTCCAGACTGCGATTTAACTCGTAATTTGATTAGAAAAGTTGGTGGCATACTTATGACAACAAGTGCTAATATTTCTGGCGAACCCCCTGCTACAAAGATTAGCTCTATTTCTAAAGAGTTGTTAGATAATGTTCCTTTAATACTTGAAACTGATAAACATTTATCTGGTATACCTTCAACTATTATCTCATATTTGGATAATCATTATACTTTAATTCGCTCTGGGCAAATTGATTTTAAAGACATTTTGAAGATTGGAGGAAAAAAATAACATGAAAATAATGAATGCAAATAGATTAAATGATATGGATGTTTTAAATATGAAACAACAAGCTAAACTTGCAAGTTCTATGCAAAAAATTGGTAAAACTAAAAGAAAAATAGAAGTACATCTTAGTAAAAGTTCTCAAAAATATCTTGATCAAGTTATTATAGAACTAAAAAAACAAATGGATGCAAATACTAGTTCAGCTTTACCTAATATTTTAAGTTTTTTCAACTATTTACAAAAGCAAGTCCATGTTGAAAAGAAAGCAAAAAGAGAAAAACTTAAATCTTTTAAACTTTCATATGAAGAACAAGACTTCTTAGTATTACAAATAAAATCTATGATTAAAGAAGTTGAAAGACAAAAAGAAAATTTAAAATTCTATAATTTAATTAAAAAACTAATTTTTTCTTCAGTTAAAGCACAAAATGAACTATTATTAAAAGAACTTACAAATAAAAAATAATTTAAT
Above is a window of Sneathia sanguinegens DNA encoding:
- the glmU gene encoding bifunctional UDP-N-acetylglucosamine diphosphorylase/glucosamine-1-phosphate N-acetyltransferase GlmU; this translates as MLSIILAAGKGTRMKSNLPKVLHKVNGKPMLQKVIETTSKFGDILLVLGYKKEQIIENFPTYPYVVQEEQLGTGHAIKIAKEYLKNADTVLITYGDGPLLSSETIKSMQDKFFKNNLDCLLLTCYLDEPKGYGRILKDSMNKVIDIVEEKEATEEIKKINEINVGVYLFKAKSLLNIIDKIDNNNLKGEYYLTDAIKLLNSNGYICDSLTLKDKNEMLGVNSKIDLAKVSNILLQKKLTSLMENGVTIIDPTSTYIEDDVIIGSDTIIYPNTIITGKTTIGSNCLVFSSRIEDSEIADNVKIDNSVIESSTLKNEVTIGPFAHLRKGTILNEKVHIGNFVEVKNSTLHKGVKSGHLTYLGDAIIGENTNIGAGTITCNYDGVHKNKTQIGANSFIGSNSIFVAPINVGANVLTAAGSVITKDIEDDKLAFGRARQVIINKKK
- a CDS encoding L-threonylcarbamoyladenylate synthase translates to MNNNFEKAIQLLQEGRAIIIPTDTVYGLAAIPTKKAINLLYTLKKRDKAKKILALVADYSDFEKLTTDVDYKLIKHFLPGALSIICKTNKEFLPLLGPTIGIRIPDCDLTRNLIRKVGGILMTTSANISGEPPATKISSISKELLDNVPLILETDKHLSGIPSTIISYLDNHYTLIRSGQIDFKDILKIGGKK
- a CDS encoding ribose-phosphate diphosphokinase encodes the protein MKEHEIKIFAGTSSFKLANKIADKLGTKLGDRDIIKFADGEFFAKANCTVRGCKVFIIQSTSKPVNENIMELLVFIDSLKRASASEIIAVMPYYGYARQDRKASPREPITSKLIADLLTTAGATRVVTMDLHAKQIQGFFNIPVDHMEALPIFAKYFINQGFTNENTVVVSPDVGGVKRARNLATWLHMPLAIIDKRRPQANICEVMNIIGDVKGKRAILIDDIIDTAGTICNAAKALKEAGATEVFACATHAVFSGEAVQRLKNSEFTKVIVTDSIQLNDDQLFDKLKIVSASTMFAETIHRIYNEEPISDLFALPNNIDESNE
- a CDS encoding L-lactate dehydrogenase — protein: MKKTNKVSIIGAGFVGSATTLAIAESGLASHIVLVDINKNKAQGEALDIAHGAAFMKSVEITAGDYKDTTDSDIVVITAGAGQKPGESRLDLIGKNLNIFKQMIPQIVRYSPNSILLVVANPVDILTYFTYKLSGFPATRVIGSGTVLDTSRLKYHLAKIFDIDAKSVHGFMIGEHGDSEFPVWSALSVGPLSIEEYCRLVNIELEELKKTVTHNVKNAAYEIIEKKGYTNYAIGLAVRRIVEAILRDEKSILTISTYNPISEVYYSVPNVVGRNGQIMKICPELNKEEREKLDESMKILKEVINKFEL